The Hirundo rustica isolate bHirRus1 chromosome 29, bHirRus1.pri.v3, whole genome shotgun sequence genome window below encodes:
- the MSTO1 gene encoding protein misato homolog 1: MPGEAVTLQLGHYSGCVGAHWWGLQAASLRGAPEPGELRPAALLRFGPGPGGPETPAPRLVALELKGGVGSLGADGAGTEPPVSWDGAVADYRDRAPAGGRSPRDTGSRRGDAAGDGKGNPGAARTGAQDAPSVRLWSDYLNVHLHPKSVYVIRQYLHDGDCGCLEAFGQGESLLQDPACIEELEDRLHFYVEECDYLQGFQVLCDLHNGFSGVGAKVTELLHDEYSRKGILTWGLTPVLSTVGDPRNSFYRLMNTALGIAHLSRHSSLFCPLSLSGSLGIKPEAPVTFPYIKYDASLNYHSSAILAAALDTLTAPYRLCSFQGSMLHFADSLTFSGRKVVAAWAALPFPALSGSSLPDILSAHQQDVPWKLLSSWREQKVSCCFAQSVVLRGTCQEKRSSSCPGQPRSSLHSCESPEQMLQQFLHTQFPGACSTSHVLQQPCHTRPPFPQFFSPLLTRRGFLLDKAQGNSSGGVESIPVLAALRSCPGLRSLLAALCRELRVPKARRCGGSGLEHDDVQEALEELKTLAQCYETGFGASEDEADSE; encoded by the exons ATGCCGGGGGAGGCGGTCACGCTGCAGCTCGGGCACTACTCGGGCTGCGTGGGCGCGCACTGGTGGGGGCTGCAG GCCGCCTCGCTGCGCGGTGCCCCCGAGCCCGGCGAGCTCCGCCCGGCCGCGCTGCTCCGCttcgggccgggcccgggcggcCCCGAGACCCCGGCGCCGCGGCTGGTGGCGCTGGAGCTGAAAG GCGGCGTGGGCTCgctgggagccgatggagcgGGCACGGAGCCGCCGGTGAGCTG GGACGGGGCCGTGGCCGATTACCGGGACCGAGCCCCGGCCGGGGGCCGCTCGCCGCGGGACACCGGGAGCCGCAGG GGAGACGCCGCCGGGGACGGGAAGGGGAATCCCGGCGCTGCCAGGACAG ggGCCCAGGACGCTCCCTCCGTGCGGCTCTGGTCCGATTACCTCAACGTGCACCTGCACCCCAAGAGCGTCTACGTGATCCGGCAGTACCTGCATGATGG GGACTGTGGTTGTCTCGAAGCCTTTGGGCAAGGTGAAAGTCTCCTGCAGGACCCTGCCTGCATCGAGGAGTTGGAAGATCGGCTGCACTTCTATGTTGAGGAGTGTGATTACCTTCAG GGGTTTCAGGTCCTCTGTGACCTTCACAATGGATTCTCTGGAGTTGGTGCCAAGGTGACAGAGCTGCTCCACGATGAGTATTCACGGAAGGGGATCCTGACCTGGGGCCTGACTCCAGTCCTGAGTACTGTGGGA GACCCTCGGAACAGTTTTTACAGACTGATGAACACGGCCCTGGGCATTGCTCACCTCTCTCGCCACAGCTCTCTCTTCTGCCCTCTGTCACTCAGTGGGAGTTTGGGAATCAAGCCAGAAGCTCCTGTGACGTTTCCATACATAAAATACGAT GCATCCCTGAACTACCACAGCAGCGCCATTTTGGCAGCAGCACTCGACACCCTCACGGCTCCCTACCggctctgctccttccaggGCTCCATGCTGCACTTTGCTGACTCgctcaccttctctgggaggaAG GTCGTGGCTGCATGGGCggctcttcccttccctgccttaTCTGGCTCCTCGCTGCCCGATATCTTAAGTGCCCACCAGCAGGACGTGCCCTGGAAGCTTCTGTCCTCGTGGAGGGAGCAAAAGGTCAGCTGCTGTTTTGCTCAGTCTGTTGTGCTACGAGGAACTTGCCAAGAGAAACGCAGCAG CAGCTGCCCGGGCCAGCCCCGGTCCTCCTTGCACAGCTGTGAGAGCCCTGAGCAGATGCTCCAGCAATTCTTGCACACCCAATTCCCAGGAGCCTGCag CACATCCCACgtgctccagcagccctgccaCACCCGGCCTCCCTTCCCTCAgttcttctctcctctcctcaccaGACGAGGCTTCCTCCTGGACAAAGCTCAGGGCAACTCCTCAGGAG GTGTCGAGAGCATCCCCGTGCTGGCAGCGCTGCGGAGCTGCCCCGGGCTGCGCTCGCTGCTGGCGGCGCTGTGCCGGGAGCTGCGGGTGCCAAAGGCGCGGCGCTGCGGCGGCTCCGGCCTGGAACACGACGACGTCCAGGAGgccctggaggagctgaagACTCTGGCCCAGTGCTATGAGACGGGGTTTGGAGCATCTGAGGATGAAGCAGACTCGGAATAA